Proteins encoded in a region of the Marinococcus sp. PL1-022 genome:
- a CDS encoding PTS lactose/cellobiose transporter subunit IIA — MEALTETAFQIILYAGNGKANAMEAIQEAKAGNFDRAEELIKEAGEELGKAHSYQTNLLTKEASGEDFSVNVMLIHSQDHLMTSMTVRDLAEEIVEVYRTR, encoded by the coding sequence ATGGAAGCGTTAACAGAAACCGCGTTTCAGATTATATTATACGCTGGTAACGGCAAGGCAAACGCCATGGAAGCGATCCAGGAAGCGAAGGCCGGAAATTTCGACCGCGCCGAAGAGCTGATCAAGGAAGCAGGAGAAGAGCTCGGGAAAGCACATTCCTACCAGACCAACCTGCTCACGAAAGAAGCAAGCGGCGAGGATTTTTCCGTTAATGTCATGCTTATTCATTCGCAGGATCATTTGATGACCTCTATGACGGTCAGAGACCTGGCTGAAGAGATCGTGGAAGTGTACCGCACCCGGTAA
- the celB gene encoding PTS cellobiose transporter subunit IIC: protein MNRFMEVLENILMPIAEKLNNNRHLTALRDGFLIALPLIIFGSIFVVIANFPFLDQLIGEDAYAAYQAALGPASASTLSIMGLFVIVGIGYKLTASYGVEALYGGMVALAGFIILTPQTFEDVEGVIPTATLGAEGMFVGILTAFLAAELYRYFVQKNLTIKMPAGVPDAVSRSFSALIPIALTLSVFLAIRILFSLTPFESAQNFIYTVLQEPLTALGSGLPATIIAVLMIQIFWFFGLHGQILVNSVFDPIWYALNDQNFQAFQAGEALPNVVTKQFIDTFIVGMGGSGMTLAIVLWLFMLARSKQAKQLGKVGGPPGFFNVNEPIIFGLPIIMNPLVLIPWLVAPVVIAVITYVTMSIGLVPKPAGIIVPWTTPIFLSGFLATGNAWQGAVLQLFNLAVVFIIWFPFLRILDRQYVRNEVEGEKETTNADNKQKSG from the coding sequence ATGAATCGATTTATGGAGGTATTGGAAAATATTCTAATGCCGATTGCAGAAAAACTAAATAACAACCGTCATCTGACGGCTTTGCGCGACGGGTTTTTGATTGCCCTGCCGTTAATCATTTTTGGTTCCATCTTTGTTGTTATCGCCAATTTTCCTTTTCTGGACCAGCTGATTGGCGAAGACGCCTATGCAGCCTATCAGGCAGCGCTTGGTCCGGCTTCAGCATCAACGCTCAGTATTATGGGGCTTTTTGTTATCGTCGGTATAGGGTATAAATTAACTGCCTCGTACGGCGTGGAAGCACTCTACGGCGGGATGGTCGCCCTGGCGGGTTTCATCATTTTAACCCCGCAGACCTTCGAGGACGTGGAAGGAGTTATTCCAACGGCCACTCTCGGGGCCGAGGGCATGTTCGTCGGTATACTGACCGCGTTTCTCGCGGCCGAGCTGTACCGCTACTTCGTACAGAAAAACCTGACAATTAAAATGCCGGCCGGGGTTCCGGACGCGGTCTCGAGATCCTTCAGTGCGCTGATCCCTATCGCCCTGACCTTATCGGTATTTCTCGCTATCCGTATTTTGTTCAGCCTTACCCCGTTTGAATCTGCCCAGAACTTTATTTATACCGTTTTACAGGAGCCATTAACAGCGCTTGGCAGCGGGCTTCCGGCTACGATCATAGCTGTTCTTATGATTCAGATATTCTGGTTTTTCGGCCTGCACGGGCAGATTCTGGTTAACTCCGTGTTCGACCCGATCTGGTACGCGCTGAACGACCAGAACTTTCAGGCGTTCCAGGCAGGAGAAGCGCTTCCGAATGTTGTCACCAAACAATTTATTGATACATTTATTGTAGGGATGGGCGGCTCCGGTATGACGCTTGCGATTGTGCTCTGGCTGTTCATGCTCGCACGCAGCAAACAGGCGAAGCAGCTCGGCAAGGTTGGCGGTCCCCCGGGATTCTTTAACGTCAACGAACCGATTATTTTCGGCCTGCCGATCATCATGAATCCATTGGTATTGATTCCGTGGCTGGTGGCTCCGGTCGTGATTGCAGTCATAACGTATGTAACGATGTCGATCGGTCTGGTGCCAAAGCCGGCAGGAATCATCGTTCCGTGGACCACCCCGATTTTCTTAAGCGGATTTCTGGCTACCGGGAACGCCTGGCAGGGAGCTGTCCTGCAGCTGTTTAACCTGGCCGTGGTGTTTATCATCTGGTTCCCGTTCCTGCGGATTCTGGACCGTCAGTATGTCCGGAATGAAGTAGAAGGAGAAAAAGAAACGACAAATGCAGACAACAAGCAAAAAAGCGGTTAA
- a CDS encoding PTS sugar transporter subunit IIB, whose translation MNILLACSAGMSTSLLVSKMKEAADEQGVQAEIWAAAQDKAPEEIKKADVLLIGPQMRFMKKKFGKVADEQGIPLDIIDSVAYGRVDGKAVLDHAMKLLNEQK comes from the coding sequence ATGAATATTTTATTAGCATGCTCCGCCGGAATGTCGACAAGTCTTCTTGTTTCAAAAATGAAAGAAGCAGCCGATGAACAGGGTGTCCAGGCGGAAATATGGGCAGCAGCCCAGGATAAAGCACCGGAAGAAATCAAAAAGGCTGATGTACTTTTGATCGGCCCGCAGATGCGCTTTATGAAGAAAAAATTTGGCAAGGTAGCCGACGAGCAGGGAATTCCGCTTGATATTATTGATTCCGTTGCTTACGGACGTGTAGACGGAAAAGCGGTACTTGATCACGCCATGAAGCTGTTAAACGAGCAAAAATAG
- a CDS encoding BglG family transcription antiterminator — MTTRSNSILRELVASGVPVTGSYLASLRQVSSRTIREDIKGLQTTLQSHGAEIEAIKGKGYQLKIIDNDKFRAYVKEYLQPAAPDSQALPSLPEERVSYLIQRLLLASSFIKLDELANEMFVSRSTVQNDLKKVREILKEYNIALERTANDGLHLQGSEMQMRFCIAEYIFDRQNEQPRHDQSLPFLHLSEQERKSIWNTILRQIKIQHISLSDIALHNLFNHILIAYQRIQDEYYVSMYHAEFDELIQKREYQVAKNIVEEINKTWQVSFPQEEIAYITLHLLGTRLFDNEDGTVETVRNSLDTDTYDMVTFLLAHIDKELHLKLQNDQELIVALALHLQPAISRFRYNMNVRNPMLADIKANYPLAFEAGVVAGIALEEHYDIRIDENEIGYLALHIGAALERSKMETTPARCLIVCASGRGSAQLLYYRLQAKFGRRLHIQGTTEYYRLREMNFDHIDVIISSVPIYDDLPVPVLQVNTILSETDLRTIEGFISREPAVRTYLRESLVFLHQPFSTTRQILTFFERELSARHLIDDGFLDSVLERENVASTAFGNLVAIPHPVTPKTEETFLAFCTLDKPVRWGERPVQLVCLLNVKKDSTEDLQEMYELLGRVIEQPKLIQRLLKAETAEGFLQLLASS, encoded by the coding sequence ATGACTACACGGAGCAACAGCATTTTAAGAGAATTAGTTGCGAGCGGCGTCCCGGTGACCGGAAGCTATCTGGCGTCCTTGCGCCAGGTGTCGAGCCGGACCATCCGGGAGGACATCAAAGGACTTCAGACAACGCTTCAGTCGCACGGGGCAGAAATTGAAGCTATTAAAGGAAAGGGATACCAGCTGAAAATCATCGACAATGATAAGTTCCGGGCATATGTGAAGGAGTATCTGCAGCCGGCAGCCCCTGATTCCCAGGCTCTTCCCAGCCTGCCCGAAGAACGGGTTTCGTATCTGATCCAGCGGCTGCTTCTTGCCAGTTCCTTCATCAAGCTGGATGAACTTGCCAATGAGATGTTTGTAAGCCGCTCCACAGTACAGAACGATCTGAAAAAGGTAAGGGAGATTTTAAAGGAGTATAATATTGCTCTTGAACGGACCGCCAATGACGGCCTCCATCTCCAGGGGAGCGAGATGCAGATGCGTTTTTGCATCGCTGAATATATTTTCGACCGGCAGAATGAGCAGCCGCGCCACGATCAGTCGCTGCCTTTTCTTCACCTTTCCGAACAGGAAAGAAAAAGCATCTGGAACACTATTTTAAGGCAGATTAAAATTCAGCATATTTCTTTATCCGATATTGCCCTGCACAATTTATTTAACCATATTCTGATTGCCTATCAGCGCATTCAGGACGAGTACTACGTATCAATGTATCACGCAGAATTTGATGAACTGATACAAAAGCGTGAATACCAGGTAGCCAAAAATATCGTTGAAGAAATCAATAAGACCTGGCAGGTGTCGTTTCCGCAGGAAGAAATTGCCTATATTACGCTTCATCTGCTTGGCACCCGACTGTTCGACAACGAAGATGGCACCGTTGAAACGGTAAGGAACTCTCTCGATACCGATACGTACGATATGGTCACTTTTTTGCTCGCTCATATCGACAAGGAGCTGCATCTGAAGCTTCAAAACGATCAGGAGCTTATCGTTGCCCTTGCTCTTCATCTGCAGCCGGCCATCAGCCGGTTCCGGTACAATATGAACGTTCGCAATCCTATGCTTGCCGATATTAAAGCCAACTATCCGCTCGCCTTTGAAGCCGGGGTCGTCGCCGGCATCGCTCTTGAAGAGCATTACGATATCCGTATTGATGAAAATGAAATAGGCTACCTGGCTCTTCATATCGGTGCCGCGCTTGAACGCAGTAAAATGGAAACGACGCCTGCCCGATGCCTGATTGTCTGCGCCTCCGGCCGCGGAAGCGCCCAGCTGCTCTACTACCGGCTCCAGGCCAAATTCGGAAGACGGCTTCACATTCAGGGAACAACAGAATATTACCGTCTGCGGGAGATGAATTTTGATCATATCGACGTCATTATCAGCTCGGTCCCGATTTACGATGACCTGCCTGTCCCGGTGCTTCAGGTAAATACGATTCTAAGCGAAACTGACCTTCGCACCATCGAGGGCTTTATTTCCAGAGAGCCTGCTGTTCGTACGTATTTACGGGAGTCTCTCGTTTTTTTACACCAGCCTTTTTCCACTACTCGGCAGATACTCACGTTTTTCGAACGGGAGCTGTCTGCCCGGCACTTAATTGATGATGGTTTTCTCGATTCTGTCCTTGAACGGGAGAATGTGGCTTCGACTGCCTTTGGCAACCTTGTCGCCATCCCCCATCCGGTCACGCCTAAGACAGAGGAGACCTTTTTAGCCTTTTGTACGCTCGATAAACCTGTTCGCTGGGGGGAACGGCCTGTTCAACTGGTGTGCCTGTTGAATGTAAAAAAAGACAGCACCGAAGACCTTCAGGAAATGTACGAGCTGCTCGGGCGAGTGATTGAACAGCCGAAATTAATTCAAAGGCTGTTAAAAGCAGAAACCGCTGAAGGGTTTCTCCAGCTCCTCGCATCCTCCTGA
- a CDS encoding copper resistance protein CopC: protein MRRLIACLAAGFLLSPAVAEAHTHLEGSDPEDGATVEAPEDIMFYFDGPIEDYNGVTVKDAEGNDVETADVSIEPEDQLNVTMEEPLEAGEYEASFDIVSEDGHIMEDSSSFTVEEAAEEEAATSNDNSSSENNAEGAEENADGETESAINEEEAGSGFGITIGVIGLGLVVAIVALFLFRLKRRT, encoded by the coding sequence ATGCGCCGTTTAATCGCCTGCTTAGCCGCCGGCTTTCTGCTTTCGCCCGCAGTGGCTGAAGCACATACACACCTCGAAGGCTCCGATCCTGAAGACGGAGCCACAGTGGAAGCACCCGAAGACATCATGTTTTATTTTGACGGTCCTATTGAAGACTACAACGGGGTTACGGTCAAAGATGCAGAAGGAAATGACGTGGAAACCGCTGATGTTTCCATCGAGCCTGAAGACCAATTGAATGTGACAATGGAAGAGCCGCTTGAGGCTGGAGAATACGAAGCCTCTTTTGATATTGTCAGTGAAGACGGCCATATTATGGAGGACAGCTCTTCCTTTACTGTAGAAGAAGCAGCCGAAGAAGAAGCAGCGACCTCCAACGACAACTCCTCTTCTGAAAACAATGCGGAAGGAGCGGAGGAAAACGCCGACGGTGAAACCGAAAGCGCCATTAATGAAGAAGAAGCCGGCTCCGGGTTCGGCATAACCATTGGAGTGATCGGCCTGGGTCTCGTCGTCGCCATTGTGGCCCTGTTCCTGTTCCGCCTTAAACGCCGGACATGA
- a CDS encoding copper resistance D family protein yields the protein MILAAGNALQYLFFAVLAGTLLLQLIPATHRPALSIPFFVPAATAALLPVVSFVPIAQLTRTIASGRDMPFFGALERILFQYEVGQSWVVLFVLSFFLLGIFILFFHSTGMPRAAAVVGLVLVMGKIGALGASGHAANAIPLIGGTLHFFHLLAVSLWIGTLLMVSWFGVSYKQWASFLEWFTLIAVMCVIIIAFTGIIMGQLLTDPFIGSWALPYGEALIWKHLFYIVILTFALFNGIFIRRRLQQVTDYNPRQWLRAESLTAVLIFVITAFMTEQEPGGSLNYENPAFLFHVLYPASIPDSASFQLQLHPITILSVLLSFGFLYLMVQSFHRGRSPFSVFILGCMFVLSAYTGLVYILDFA from the coding sequence ATGATTCTTGCAGCAGGTAACGCTCTGCAGTATTTGTTTTTCGCTGTACTCGCCGGTACGCTTTTGCTTCAGCTTATCCCGGCAACGCACCGGCCGGCTCTTTCCATCCCGTTTTTCGTTCCTGCAGCCACCGCAGCCCTCCTGCCCGTCGTTTCCTTCGTGCCCATCGCTCAGCTCACACGCACGATAGCTTCGGGCAGGGACATGCCTTTTTTCGGCGCCCTTGAGCGCATATTGTTCCAGTACGAAGTAGGCCAGAGCTGGGTAGTGCTGTTTGTGCTGAGCTTTTTTCTGCTCGGGATATTTATTCTTTTCTTTCATTCCACCGGCATGCCGCGCGCTGCCGCCGTCGTCGGCCTCGTTCTTGTCATGGGAAAGATTGGTGCTCTGGGAGCATCCGGCCACGCTGCCAATGCGATTCCGCTCATCGGCGGAACTCTTCATTTTTTCCATCTGCTTGCCGTGAGTCTTTGGATCGGCACGCTGTTGATGGTCAGCTGGTTTGGTGTTTCCTATAAGCAATGGGCTTCTTTTCTGGAGTGGTTCACTCTGATCGCCGTCATGTGTGTCATTATTATCGCCTTTACCGGCATAATTATGGGGCAGCTGCTGACAGACCCATTTATCGGTTCATGGGCTCTTCCATACGGAGAAGCTCTCATATGGAAGCATTTGTTTTATATTGTTATCCTTACGTTTGCACTTTTTAACGGAATATTCATCCGCAGGCGCCTGCAGCAGGTCACGGATTACAACCCGCGGCAGTGGCTTCGGGCAGAAAGCCTGACCGCCGTACTTATCTTTGTCATTACCGCTTTTATGACCGAACAGGAGCCAGGCGGCAGTCTGAATTATGAAAATCCGGCCTTTTTGTTTCATGTGCTCTACCCTGCCTCCATACCGGACAGCGCTTCCTTTCAGCTGCAGCTGCATCCCATCACCATTTTAAGCGTGCTGTTATCCTTTGGGTTTCTATACCTTATGGTGCAGAGCTTTCATCGCGGACGCTCGCCGTTCAGCGTTTTCATTCTCGGCTGTATGTTTGTGCTGAGTGCCTACACCGGTCTTGTGTATATTCTCGATTTCGCCTGA